A single genomic interval of Helianthus annuus cultivar XRQ/B chromosome 13, HanXRQr2.0-SUNRISE, whole genome shotgun sequence harbors:
- the LOC110902982 gene encoding uncharacterized protein LOC110902982, with translation MHNMIMNAAQVFMSAAEGSSQPLTRRAKYNRDQEAGHDKLVADYFADEPVYPTEIFRRRFRMSRQLFLRIAGDMAQSDPFFTLRNDARGQRGFSNLQKCTSAIRQLAYGYAPDALDEYIRMSERTARRCL, from the exons atgcacaacatgattatgaacgcggctcaggTGTTCATGTCGGCCGCTGAAGGGTCGTCCCAACCGCTAACCAGACGAGCAAAATATaaccgagaccaagaag ccggccacgataaactagtagccgattattttgccgacgaacccgtgtacccaACCGAGATTTTTCGACGCCGTTTCCGCATGAGTCGTCAACTGTTCTTACGTATTGCAGGCGACATGgcccagtctgatccgttttttacatTGCGAAACGATGCTAGAGGGCAAAGGGGTttcagtaatttacaaaaatgtacgtcggccattcgccaacttgcGTACGGTTACGCACCAGATGCATTAGACGAGTACATTAGGATGTCTGAAAGAACCGCACGTCGATGTTTGTAG